GGAAACACGGTTGAGCAAAGCGTCGATAGCCTGCATTGGTCACCTCCAAAAAAAATGTGCGGTCATTCTAGCGGGAATGAATCGGCTACCACCAAACGATAATTGCTCTTATTCATTCCCCCCGGCCCTGTTAGACTTTGCGACCAGATTTTTCGCCTTCGTTCAGGAAACTCGATGTTCCGCTCGCTTTTTCGTCTGTCCATCGCTTGCATGGCCCTGGGCCTCACTGCGTGCGATAACGCCCCCAGGTTTGCCAAGGCCGAGCCGGGTGAGGCGCGTGCGGGCGGCGCGGCGACGGTGAACAAGCGCGACCAGAACGCGTTTTCCCTGCCGTCGGCCAACCTGTCGCCCACGCGCCGCCTGGACTTCAGCGTCGGCAACAGCTTTTTCCGCAGCCCCTGGGTGATCGCGCCGTCCACCACCACCGCGCGTGATGGCCTGGGCCCGCTGTTCAACACCAACGCCTGCCAGAACTGCCATATCAAGGATGGCCGTGGCCACCCGCCGCTGCCCGACGCCGCCAATGCAGTGTCGATGCTGGTGCGTCTGTCGATCCCGGATGCGCCCGCCTACGCCAAACTCATTGAACAGGCCGGCGTGGTGCCCGAGCCGGTCTATGGCGGGCAATTGCAAGACATGGCCGTGCCCGGTGTAGAACCCGAAGGCAAGGTGCGCGTCGACTACACGCCGGTCAACGTCACCTTCAAGGACGGTACCGTCGTCGAGTTGCGCCAGCCAAACCTGCAGATCACCCAACTGGGCTATGGCCCGATGCACCCCGACACGCGTTTTTCTGCGCGCATCGCCCCGCCGATGATCGGCCTGGGCCTGCTCGAAGCCATCAGCGAGGCGGATATCCTGCGCAACACCGACGCGAAAACCGCCGATAAAGAAGCCCTGGTCGGCCGCGCGAATTGGGTGTGGGATGACGCTCGGCAAAAGACTGTTCTGGGGCGCTTTGGCTGGAAAGCCGGGCAACCCAACCTCAATCAACAAAATGTTCACGCGTTTTCTGGTGATATGGGCCTCACCACCTCCCTGAGACCCTTCGATGACTGCACCGACGCCCAAGTGGCCTGCAAGCAGGCGCCCAACGGCAACGGCCCCGACGGCGAGCCGGAAGTCAGCGATAACATCCTGCGCCTGGTGCTGTTCTACACCCGCAACCTCGCCGTACCCGTGCGTCGCGATGTCGACAGCCCACAAGTGCTGGACGGCAAGAACCTGTTTTACCAGGCGGGTTGCCAGGGTTGTCACAAACCGTCGTTCACCACCGCAGCGACGGCCGCCGAACCTGAACTGGCCAACCAGGTGATCCGCCCCTACAGCGACCTGCTGTTGCACGACATGGGCCCGGGCCTGGCCGACAACCGCAGCGAATTCAAGGCCGGCGGCCGCGACTGGCGCACCGCGCCGTTGTGGGGC
This region of Pseudomonas asgharzadehiana genomic DNA includes:
- a CDS encoding di-heme oxidoreductase family protein; translated protein: MFRSLFRLSIACMALGLTACDNAPRFAKAEPGEARAGGAATVNKRDQNAFSLPSANLSPTRRLDFSVGNSFFRSPWVIAPSTTTARDGLGPLFNTNACQNCHIKDGRGHPPLPDAANAVSMLVRLSIPDAPAYAKLIEQAGVVPEPVYGGQLQDMAVPGVEPEGKVRVDYTPVNVTFKDGTVVELRQPNLQITQLGYGPMHPDTRFSARIAPPMIGLGLLEAISEADILRNTDAKTADKEALVGRANWVWDDARQKTVLGRFGWKAGQPNLNQQNVHAFSGDMGLTTSLRPFDDCTDAQVACKQAPNGNGPDGEPEVSDNILRLVLFYTRNLAVPVRRDVDSPQVLDGKNLFYQAGCQGCHKPSFTTAATAAEPELANQVIRPYSDLLLHDMGPGLADNRSEFKAGGRDWRTAPLWGIGLTQTVSGHTQFLHDGRARNLLEAVLWHGGEAQAAQQHVLSFNAEQRAALLAFLNSL